In the genome of Streptomyces sp. SLBN-118, the window CTTGGGGTCGTCCGTGTCCGCGCCGGTGCGGCGGATCACGACCGCCTCGGACTTCATGATGGGCTCGCCGATGACCTCCAGACCCGCGTTGCGCAGGCTGGTGCCGGTCTCCACGACATCGGCGATGACCTGCGCGACACCGAGCTGGATCGCCGTCTCGACGGCCCCGTCGAGGTGGACCACGGAGGCGTCTATGCCCTCGTCGGCCAGGTGCTTGGCGACGATGCCCTCATAAGAGGTGGCGATGGTCATTCCGCCGAAGTCTCCGACGTCCTTTGCCGTGCCGGGCTTGGTGGCGTAGCGGAAGGTGGAGCGGGCGAAGCCGAGCTGGAGGATCTCCTCGGCGTTGGCCCCGGAGTCCAGCAGCAGATCGCGGCCGGTGATGCCGATGTCGAGCTTGCCGGAGCTCACATAGATCGCGATGTCGCGCGGGCGCAGGTAGAAGAACTCGACGTCGTTCTCCGGGTCGACGAGAACGAGCTCCTTGGACTCCTTGCGCTGCTGGTAGCCGGCCTCATGGAGTATCGCCGACGCAGGCCCGGACAGTGAACCCTTGTTGGGGACGGCGATGCGCAGCATGAGACGGGCTTCCTTTGTTCGTGCCTGTGTGACGGGGGGCGGTACTCAGAGGTGGGCGTAGACG includes:
- the hisG gene encoding ATP phosphoribosyltransferase — protein: MLRIAVPNKGSLSGPASAILHEAGYQQRKESKELVLVDPENDVEFFYLRPRDIAIYVSSGKLDIGITGRDLLLDSGANAEEILQLGFARSTFRYATKPGTAKDVGDFGGMTIATSYEGIVAKHLADEGIDASVVHLDGAVETAIQLGVAQVIADVVETGTSLRNAGLEVIGEPIMKSEAVVIRRTGADTDDPKVQQFLRRLQGVLVARSYVMMDYDCRAEHLEQAVALTPGLESPTVSPLHNEGWVAVRAMVPAKEAQRIMDDLYELGARAILTTAIHACRL